From one Ooceraea biroi isolate clonal line C1 chromosome 7, Obir_v5.4, whole genome shotgun sequence genomic stretch:
- the LOC105282010 gene encoding transcription initiation factor TFIID subunit 5 → MEKNAMVAVLQLLKKYNLKGTEELFRKEANLTDVTIDDTQQTDSEVTSVLSAYKSEGDPAQYEKAYSELKKFVEGALDIYKHELGTILYPVLVHMYLELVYNNHSEEAKQLMEKFSENLEEYYQGDLKRLSNVTKREQMAGNEITDTFKSNQFIIRMSRDTLSILKRHLQEKKHSVLLNIIQEHLYFDMYEGVARNKEQIDAISGAMGGEATRQDNKAKVYYGLLKEPDIQCVPPAEEEEDDTAGGDGDKPKKKKAKKDPLFSKKTKSDPNAPSVGRMPLPNLKDADKLEKVKALREASKRVVLGSDTLPSICFYTLLNAVHTVTTAEVAEDSSLLAIGFADSGIKVWSLIPQKLRLMKTGEQLQDIDREADDVLVRMMDDRTAETARNLYGHSGPIYSLSFSPDRNLLLSSSEDTTIRLWSLHTWTCVVCYKGHLFSVWCVKFSPHGYYFASTSNDKTARLWATDSHQPLRIFAGHYSDVDVVQFHPNSNYVATGSSDMTVRLWDCVTGNQVRLMTGHKGPIYSLAFSAEGRFLASAGADTRVLVYDLAHGHLVAALSGHTGNIHCLSFSRDGNILVSGSLDYTLKLWDFTKLAEEMSLEDVNVSHNPDVKTNAESYLLRTFPTKTTSVLTLHFSRRNLLLGVGMFDST, encoded by the exons ATGGAGAAAAACGCTATGGTTGCTGTTCTGCAGCTTctgaagaaatataatttaaag GGAACCGAAGAATTATTTAGAAAGGAAGCTAACCTAACAGATGTCACGATTGATGATACTCAACAAACTGATTCCGAGGTGACCAGCGTCCTGTCTGCTTACAAAAGCGAGGGAGATCCTGCACAGTATGAGAAAGCGTACAGTGAATTGAAGAAATTTGTAGAAGGAGCCCTGGATATTTATAAG CATGAATTGGGTACTATATTGTATCCAGTATTGGTACACATGTATCTGGAGCTAGTTTACAATAACCATTCTGAAGAAGCGAAACAGCTCATGGAAAAATTTAGCGAAAATTTAGAGGAATATTATCAGGGTGACTTGAAGAGATTATCCAACGTGACAAAACGTGAGCAAATGGCAGGAAATGAGATAACGGATACCTTTAA ATCAAATCAGTTCATAATCAGGATGTCGAGGGACACCCTTTCTATATTGAAGCGACACTTACAAGAGAAGAAACACAGCgtcttattaaatatcatacaGGAGCATCTCTATTTTGATATGTATGAAGGCGTCGCTCGTAATAAGGAACAGATAGACGCGATATCTGGAGCTATGGGAGGGGAGGCTACCAGGCAAG ATAATAAGGCCAAAGTATATTATGGACTTTTGAAGGAGCCAGATATCCAGTGCGTACCGCCGgccgaagaagaagaggacgaCACAGCTGGCGGAGACGGAGACAaaccaaaaaagaaaaaggctAAAAAGGATCCTTTATTCTCGAAGAAAACTAAGTCAGATCCAAATGCACCGTCCGTAGGCAGAATGCCCTTGCCCAATtt AAAAGATGCGGATAAACTGGAGAAAGTTAAAGCACTGAGGGAAGCATCGAAAAGGGTTGTTCTGGGATCTGACACGTTACCATCCATATGCTTTTACACATTGTTGAACGCGGTTCATAC TGTAACTACAGCAGAAGTAGCGGAAGATTCAAGTTTATTAGCTATCGGATTTGCGGATTCCGGTATAAAAGTATGGAGTTTAATTCCACAAAAGCTGAGACTGATGAAAACGGGTGAACAACTGCAAGATATTGACAGAGAAGCAG ATGATGTATTGGTCAGAATGATGGACGATCGAACAGCCGAAACTGCAAGGAATCTGTATGGCCATAGTGGACCAATTTACAGTCTTTCATTCAGCCCGGATAGAAATCTGTTACTTTCATCATCAGAAGATACCACAA taagGCTATGGTCACTCCATACGTGGACTTGCGTGGTCTGCTATAAAGGCCACCTCTTTTCGGTATGGTGCGTAAAGTTCTCGCCACACGGTTATTACTTTGCAAGTACTTCAAACGATAAAACTGCTAGGCTGTGGGCGACTGATTCTCATCAACCGTTACGAATATTTGCCGGCCATTACTCGGACGTTGAC gTAGTTCAGTTTCATCCAAATTCAAACTACGTCGCGACTGGCTCGAGTGACATGACCGTCAGATTGTGGGACTGCGTGACCGGTAACCAAGTGCGACTAATGACTGGGCACAAAGGACCGATCTACTCTCTCGCCTTCTCGGCGGAAGGACGATTTTTGGCGTCAGCCGGCGCCGATACTCGAGTACTCGTGTATGACCTGGCACACGGTCATCTTGTTGCGGCTCTATCCGGTCACACCGGTAACATACATTGCCTCTCGTTTAGTCGAGATGGCAATATCTTAGTTTCAG GATCTTTGGACTACACGCTAAAGTTGTGGGACTTCACGAAGTTAGCAGAAGAGATGAGTTTAGAGGACGTCAACGTTTCGCACAACCCAGACGTGAAGACCAACGCGGAATCGTATCTATTGCGTACTTTCCCTACAAAAACTACGTCTGTCCTGACGTTGCATTTTTCGCGGAGAAATTTATTGCTAGGTGTTGGTATGTTTGATTCGACATAA